In the genome of Halostella limicola, one region contains:
- a CDS encoding PrkA family serine protein kinase: MTGDIDTLEALSEEYQESVPEDLRDTKSFDWYLDEVYDDPKIARNAHQRVADMFDYYGTEYDEEAGVVEYKMVSEDPVNDGENTFYGKVIHQAIHEFVNKVKSSARGLGPERRIKLLLGPVGSGKSAFDQQVRQYYEDYTMRDEGRMYTFRWTNLCDVIDDQDPADDTVRSPMNQDPLVLVPQEQRESIIDDLNERLDAPYSIRNEQSLDPESEFYMDRLLAHYEDDLQQVLSNHVEVVRLVADENKRQGLETFEPKDKKNQDETELTGDVNYSKIAVYGESDPRAFDYSGAFCNANRGIFSGEELLKLQREFLYDFLHATQEQTIKPKNNPRIDIDQVIVGRTNMPEYKDKKGDEKMEAFNDRTKRIDFPYVLSYEQEAEIYRKMLSNADVPDINVEPHTHEMAGLFGVLTRIEEPDTETVDLLQKAKAYNGEVDEGDDIDEKKLREEAEAKAEIGEGMEGVSPRFIGDEIAEAIMDSKHRERGFLSPLTVFNFFEENLEHHGSIPEENFDTYYRYLEIVREEYKERAIEDVRHALAYDIDEIERQGEKYMDHVMAYIDDQTVEDELTGREQEPDETFLRAVEEKLDVPEDRKDDFRQEVSNWVSRRAREGEAFNPQDNERLRRALERKLWEDKKHNINFSALVSSNEFDDDERNEWIDALIEQGYSEEGAREVLEFAGAEVAKAEMED; this comes from the coding sequence ATGACAGGAGACATCGACACACTCGAAGCGTTGAGCGAGGAGTACCAGGAATCGGTTCCGGAGGACCTGCGCGACACGAAGTCGTTCGACTGGTACCTCGACGAGGTGTACGACGACCCGAAGATCGCCCGCAACGCACACCAGCGCGTCGCGGACATGTTCGACTACTACGGCACCGAGTACGACGAGGAAGCCGGCGTCGTCGAGTACAAGATGGTGTCCGAGGACCCGGTCAACGACGGCGAGAACACCTTCTACGGGAAGGTGATCCACCAGGCGATCCACGAGTTCGTCAACAAGGTGAAGTCCTCGGCACGCGGCCTCGGACCGGAGCGCCGCATCAAACTCCTGCTCGGTCCGGTCGGGTCCGGCAAGTCCGCGTTCGACCAGCAGGTGCGCCAGTACTACGAGGACTACACGATGCGGGACGAGGGCCGGATGTACACGTTCCGCTGGACGAACCTCTGCGACGTCATCGACGACCAGGACCCCGCCGACGACACGGTCCGGTCGCCGATGAACCAGGACCCGCTGGTGCTCGTCCCGCAGGAGCAGCGCGAGTCGATCATCGACGACCTCAACGAGCGCCTCGACGCGCCCTACTCCATCCGCAACGAGCAGAGCCTCGATCCGGAGTCGGAGTTCTACATGGACCGGCTGCTGGCCCACTACGAGGACGACCTCCAGCAGGTGCTCTCGAACCACGTCGAGGTCGTCCGCCTCGTCGCCGACGAGAACAAGCGCCAGGGGCTGGAGACGTTCGAGCCCAAGGACAAGAAGAACCAAGACGAGACGGAACTGACCGGCGACGTCAACTACTCGAAGATCGCCGTCTACGGCGAGTCCGACCCGCGGGCGTTCGACTACTCGGGGGCGTTCTGTAACGCCAACCGCGGCATCTTCTCCGGCGAGGAACTGCTGAAGCTCCAGCGGGAGTTCCTCTACGACTTCCTGCACGCGACCCAGGAGCAGACGATCAAGCCCAAGAACAACCCCCGGATCGACATCGACCAGGTGATCGTCGGGCGGACGAACATGCCCGAGTACAAGGACAAGAAGGGCGACGAGAAGATGGAGGCGTTCAACGACCGCACCAAGCGGATCGACTTCCCGTACGTCCTCTCCTACGAGCAGGAGGCCGAGATCTACCGGAAGATGCTGTCGAACGCGGACGTGCCCGACATCAACGTGGAGCCCCACACCCACGAGATGGCCGGCCTGTTCGGCGTCCTCACCCGGATCGAGGAGCCGGACACCGAGACCGTCGACCTCCTCCAGAAGGCGAAGGCGTACAACGGCGAGGTCGACGAGGGCGACGACATCGACGAGAAGAAACTCCGCGAGGAGGCCGAGGCGAAAGCCGAGATCGGCGAGGGCATGGAGGGCGTCTCGCCCCGGTTCATCGGCGACGAGATCGCCGAGGCGATCATGGACTCGAAGCACCGCGAGCGCGGGTTCCTCTCGCCGCTGACGGTGTTCAACTTCTTCGAGGAGAACCTCGAACACCACGGCTCCATCCCCGAGGAGAACTTCGATACGTACTACCGCTACCTCGAGATCGTCCGCGAGGAGTACAAGGAGCGGGCGATCGAGGACGTGCGCCACGCGCTGGCCTACGACATCGACGAGATCGAGCGCCAGGGCGAGAAGTACATGGACCACGTGATGGCCTACATCGACGACCAGACCGTCGAGGACGAGCTCACCGGCCGCGAGCAGGAGCCCGACGAGACGTTCCTGCGCGCGGTCGAGGAGAAGCTCGACGTGCCCGAGGACCGCAAGGACGACTTCCGCCAGGAGGTGTCGAACTGGGTGTCCCGTCGCGCCCGCGAGGGCGAGGCGTTCAACCCGCAGGACAACGAGCGCCTGCGCCGCGCCCTGGAGCGGAAGCTCTGGGAGGACAAGAAGCACAACATCAACTTCTCGGCGCTGGTCTCCAGCAACGAGTTCGACGACGACGAGCGCAACGAGTGGATCGACGCGCTCATCGAGCAGGGGTACAGCGAGGAGGGCGCTCGCGAAGTGCTCGAGTTCGCCGGCGCCGAGGTCGCCAAAGCCGAGATGGAGGACTGA
- a CDS encoding PrkA family serine protein kinase has translation MSRGDEFVSEADRALEDTYEEPMSLDEYVDAVFETPRIASHASKYLLEAIEAAGTRTVVEEGEEKERYRFFDDPHNDGEHAVLGNTEVLNAFVDDLRSIAAERAKDEKIVWFDGPTATGKSELKRCLINGLREYSKTPEGRRYTVEWNVDTAEDTRGLSYGGDSPVDEDHWYESPVQAHPLSVFPAEVREKLLEDLNESNDDHLDIRVDQRLDPFSREAYEYLEEQYRRRGDAELFSTVADSSHLRVKNYVVDVGQGIGVLHSEDEGQPKERLVGTWMHGMLQELDSRGRKNPQAFSYDGVLSQGNGLLTVVEDAAQHADLLQKLLNVPDERTVKLDKGIGMDIDTQLVIISNPDLEAKLNQHAEKNGMDPLKALKRRLDKHEFTYLTNLSLETELIRRELTNETEVWDAEADDVVERKIAEPLTIEVKDAEGTLRERELAPHAVEAAALYSVVTRLDDEDLPAGLDLVDKAMLFDRGYLQDGDERLEKEDFEFEDDATNGEHGIPVTYTRDAIADLLHEVRDRHHPELNVEDVIMPRDVLNAMAEGLTDAPVFSPGERTEFENRVVPVKNHVFQEQETDVVDAMMRDRRVDEETVAEYVEHVYAWATDEKLENDRGERVDPDPLAMKVFETEHLGRFSPESYDGNEPSPAVRQFRTDKVITALNRHAWEHRDEDFSVADVDLTEIPIIRSVLESHDWDDVARIFEDFDPRQWDDPPSGTETAAVKEETIENMVEMFDYTEASAELTSRHVMAQVSYKWD, from the coding sequence ATGAGTCGCGGCGACGAGTTCGTCAGCGAGGCCGACCGCGCGCTCGAGGACACGTACGAGGAGCCGATGAGCCTCGACGAGTACGTCGACGCGGTGTTCGAGACGCCGCGGATCGCCTCGCACGCGAGCAAGTACCTCCTCGAAGCGATCGAGGCCGCCGGCACCCGGACCGTCGTCGAAGAGGGCGAGGAGAAGGAGCGCTACCGCTTCTTCGACGACCCGCACAACGACGGCGAGCACGCCGTGCTCGGCAACACGGAGGTGCTGAACGCCTTCGTCGACGACCTCCGCTCCATCGCGGCCGAGCGCGCCAAAGACGAGAAGATCGTCTGGTTCGACGGGCCGACCGCGACCGGCAAGTCCGAGCTCAAGCGGTGTCTGATCAACGGCCTGCGGGAGTACTCCAAGACGCCCGAGGGGCGGCGCTACACCGTCGAGTGGAACGTCGACACGGCCGAGGACACGCGCGGGCTGAGCTACGGCGGCGACTCGCCGGTCGACGAGGACCACTGGTACGAGAGCCCCGTGCAGGCCCACCCGCTCTCCGTGTTCCCGGCGGAGGTCCGCGAGAAGCTGCTCGAAGACCTCAACGAGTCCAACGACGATCACCTCGACATCCGGGTCGACCAGCGCCTCGACCCGTTCTCTCGGGAGGCGTACGAGTACCTGGAGGAGCAGTACCGCCGCCGCGGGGACGCGGAGCTGTTCTCGACGGTCGCGGACTCGTCGCACCTGCGCGTGAAGAACTACGTCGTCGACGTGGGGCAGGGGATCGGCGTCCTCCACTCGGAGGACGAGGGCCAGCCCAAGGAGCGGCTGGTCGGCACCTGGATGCACGGGATGCTCCAGGAACTCGACTCCCGCGGCCGGAAGAACCCGCAGGCGTTCTCCTACGACGGCGTGCTCTCGCAGGGCAACGGCCTCCTCACGGTCGTCGAGGACGCCGCTCAGCACGCCGACCTGCTCCAGAAGCTGTTGAACGTGCCCGACGAGCGCACGGTCAAGCTCGACAAGGGGATCGGGATGGACATCGACACGCAACTGGTCATCATCTCGAACCCCGACCTGGAGGCGAAGCTGAACCAGCACGCCGAGAAGAACGGGATGGACCCGCTGAAGGCGCTCAAGCGCCGCCTCGACAAGCACGAGTTCACGTACCTGACGAACCTCAGCCTGGAGACCGAGCTGATCCGGCGCGAACTGACCAACGAGACGGAGGTCTGGGACGCCGAGGCCGACGACGTCGTCGAGCGGAAGATCGCGGAGCCACTGACGATCGAGGTGAAAGACGCCGAGGGGACCCTCCGCGAGCGAGAGCTCGCGCCCCACGCCGTCGAGGCGGCTGCGCTGTACAGCGTCGTCACTAGGCTCGACGATGAGGACCTCCCGGCCGGGCTCGACCTCGTGGACAAGGCGATGCTGTTCGACCGCGGGTACCTCCAGGACGGCGACGAGCGCCTGGAGAAGGAGGACTTCGAGTTCGAGGACGACGCGACGAACGGCGAGCACGGCATCCCGGTCACGTACACCCGCGACGCGATCGCCGACCTGCTGCACGAGGTGCGCGACCGGCACCACCCCGAGCTGAACGTCGAGGACGTGATCATGCCCCGCGACGTGCTGAACGCGATGGCCGAGGGGCTGACCGACGCGCCGGTGTTCTCGCCGGGGGAGCGCACCGAGTTCGAGAACCGGGTCGTGCCCGTCAAGAACCACGTCTTCCAGGAGCAGGAGACCGACGTCGTCGACGCGATGATGCGCGACCGGCGGGTCGACGAGGAGACCGTCGCCGAGTACGTCGAGCACGTGTACGCGTGGGCGACCGACGAGAAACTGGAGAACGACCGCGGCGAGCGCGTCGACCCGGACCCGCTGGCGATGAAGGTGTTCGAGACCGAGCACCTCGGTCGGTTCTCGCCGGAGAGCTACGACGGCAACGAGCCCTCGCCGGCGGTCCGACAGTTCCGCACGGACAAGGTGATCACGGCGCTGAACCGCCACGCCTGGGAGCACCGCGACGAGGACTTCTCCGTCGCCGACGTCGACCTGACGGAGATCCCGATCATCAGGAGCGTCCTCGAGTCCCACGACTGGGACGACGTGGCGCGGATCTTCGAGGACTTCGACCCGCGGCAGTGGGACGACCCGCCGAGCGGCACCGAGACGGCCGCGGTCAAGGAGGAGACGATCGAGAACATGGTCGAGATGTTCGACTACACCGAGGCGTCGGCCGAGCTGACGAGCAGACACGTCATGGCACAGGTGAGCTACAAATGGGACTGA
- a CDS encoding YeaH/YhbH family protein, whose product MGLKDDLERFYEVGEERREDLADFIQYGDLGQSLPSEIRVPIKIVDLPEFQYDQRDQGGVGQGDADVGDPVGQPQPQPGDGDEEGEPGEEGGEHEYYEMDPEKFAEELDEELGLDLEPKGKSVVEEKEGPYKDLTKTGPDSTLDFERMFKQGLKRKLAMDFDEEFITEVLKVEGVGPQRAFEWARGESIPVSKAWLDERYSDIPEGERGEWESIEEVEANVEREDIKEQIRRDGIDHVPFRREDERYRHPEIIEEKEKNVVVVNIRDVSGSMREKKRELVERTFTPLDWYLQGKYDNAEFVYIAHDAEAWEVERDDFFGIRSGGGTKISSAYELADQLLEEYPWSDWNRYVFAAGDSENSSNDTEEGVIPLMEQIPANLHAYVETQPSGNAINATHAEEVERHFGEDSNDVAVAYVTGPDDVTDAIYEILSTEEEES is encoded by the coding sequence ATGGGACTGAAAGACGACCTGGAACGGTTCTACGAGGTCGGGGAGGAGCGCCGCGAGGACCTCGCGGACTTCATCCAGTACGGCGACCTCGGACAGAGCCTGCCGTCGGAGATCCGGGTCCCGATCAAGATCGTGGACCTCCCGGAGTTCCAGTACGACCAGCGAGACCAGGGCGGCGTCGGGCAGGGCGACGCCGACGTGGGCGACCCCGTCGGCCAGCCGCAGCCACAGCCCGGCGACGGCGACGAGGAGGGAGAGCCCGGGGAAGAGGGCGGCGAACACGAGTACTACGAGATGGACCCCGAGAAGTTCGCCGAGGAGCTCGACGAGGAGCTCGGCCTCGACCTCGAACCCAAGGGGAAAAGCGTCGTCGAGGAGAAGGAGGGACCCTACAAGGACCTCACGAAGACCGGCCCCGACAGCACGCTCGACTTCGAGCGGATGTTCAAACAGGGGCTGAAGCGCAAGCTGGCGATGGACTTCGACGAGGAGTTCATCACCGAGGTGCTAAAAGTGGAAGGCGTCGGCCCGCAGCGGGCGTTCGAGTGGGCCCGCGGCGAGTCGATCCCCGTCTCGAAGGCGTGGCTGGACGAGCGCTACTCCGACATCCCCGAGGGCGAGCGGGGCGAGTGGGAGAGCATCGAGGAGGTCGAGGCCAACGTCGAGCGCGAGGACATCAAAGAGCAGATCCGCCGCGACGGGATCGACCACGTCCCGTTCCGCCGCGAGGACGAGCGCTACCGCCACCCCGAGATCATCGAGGAGAAGGAGAAGAACGTCGTCGTCGTGAACATCCGCGACGTGAGCGGCTCGATGCGCGAGAAGAAACGCGAGCTGGTCGAGCGGACGTTCACGCCGCTGGACTGGTACCTGCAGGGGAAGTACGACAACGCCGAGTTCGTCTACATCGCCCACGACGCGGAGGCCTGGGAGGTCGAGCGCGACGACTTCTTCGGCATCCGGTCGGGCGGCGGGACGAAGATATCGTCGGCCTACGAGCTGGCGGACCAGCTCCTGGAGGAGTACCCCTGGAGCGACTGGAACCGCTACGTGTTCGCGGCCGGCGACAGCGAGAACTCCTCGAACGACACCGAGGAGGGCGTCATCCCGCTGATGGAGCAGATCCCGGCGAACCTCCACGCCTACGTGGAGACCCAGCCGAGCGGGAACGCCATCAACGCCACCCACGCCGAGGAGGTCGAGCGCCACTTCGGCGAGGACAGCAACGACGTCGCGGTGGCGTACGTCACCGGACCGGACGACGTGACCGACGCCATCTACGAGATCCTGAGCACGGAGGAGGAAGAATCGTGA
- a CDS encoding SpoVR family protein — protein sequence MSFDRYEARRIAAELQQPVDDANELAERLGLDPYPVNYWIVDYDEMNQLIAYDGFQRRYPHWRWGMKYDKQRKQDRYGGGKAFEIVNNDNPSHAFLQESNDLADQKAVITHVEAHADFFANNEWFGMFADDLDAAAMLERHARNISDYMQDPDIDRAAVEEWIDNLLTLEDNIDQHQVFDPEVLAETDTGADPDGDLSEQLSELDLSDEVREEVFSDEWLERQSDDGEPVSFPDEPEKDVLAFLRAHGKQYDEEAGKAAEMEPWQRDVLDMLRAEAYYFAAQKMSKVMNEGWAAYWESMMMGEEAFADADEFISYADHQARVLGSPGLNPYSLGKELWEYIENTTNRREVVETLLRVDGISWRNFTDTVDFGRVLEALEPPEALDSISSDSLDEVADLPDEYVDREALDRAREGEIDVDRHPWKVLTYEGLARRHYSLVKRQYRGFLGQISQSDLEHIGRYMFDDAVYDDVDEALADVNFTRGWDRMREIRESHNDVTFLDEFLTQEFVDENEYFTYEYSQAAGQNRVASTDYEDVKKKLLLQFTNFGKPTIAVYDGNYNNRNELLLGHHYNGVMLDVQQAKRTLERVFELWGRPVNLMTIVKEVDEHDVEVAKRRDKEPDPEETGKLLRYDGEEHTVEDLPWEEVEDIAASDVDYDTKPDEWLA from the coding sequence ATGAGCTTCGACCGCTACGAGGCGCGACGGATCGCCGCCGAACTCCAGCAGCCGGTCGACGACGCCAACGAACTGGCCGAGCGGCTCGGCCTCGACCCGTACCCGGTGAACTACTGGATCGTCGACTACGACGAGATGAACCAGCTCATCGCCTACGACGGGTTCCAGCGCCGCTACCCGCACTGGCGCTGGGGGATGAAGTACGACAAGCAGCGCAAGCAGGACCGCTACGGCGGCGGGAAGGCGTTCGAGATCGTCAACAACGACAACCCCTCGCACGCGTTCCTGCAGGAGTCGAACGACCTCGCCGACCAGAAGGCGGTGATCACCCACGTCGAGGCCCACGCCGACTTCTTCGCCAACAACGAGTGGTTCGGCATGTTCGCCGACGACCTCGACGCGGCGGCGATGCTGGAGCGCCACGCGCGCAACATCAGCGACTACATGCAGGACCCCGACATCGACCGCGCGGCGGTCGAGGAGTGGATCGACAACCTGCTGACGCTCGAGGACAACATCGACCAGCACCAGGTGTTCGACCCCGAGGTGCTCGCCGAGACCGACACCGGCGCGGACCCCGACGGCGACCTGAGCGAGCAGCTCTCGGAGCTCGACCTCTCCGACGAGGTCCGCGAGGAGGTGTTCAGCGACGAGTGGCTCGAACGCCAGAGCGACGACGGCGAGCCGGTGTCGTTCCCGGACGAGCCGGAGAAGGACGTGCTCGCCTTCCTCCGGGCCCACGGGAAGCAGTACGACGAGGAGGCGGGGAAGGCCGCCGAGATGGAGCCGTGGCAGCGCGACGTGCTCGACATGCTGCGGGCGGAGGCGTACTACTTCGCCGCCCAGAAGATGTCGAAGGTGATGAACGAGGGGTGGGCCGCCTACTGGGAGTCGATGATGATGGGCGAGGAGGCGTTCGCCGACGCCGACGAGTTCATCAGCTACGCCGACCACCAGGCCCGCGTCCTCGGGTCGCCCGGCCTCAACCCGTACAGCCTCGGCAAGGAGCTGTGGGAGTACATCGAGAACACGACGAACCGGCGCGAGGTCGTCGAGACCCTGCTCCGCGTCGACGGCATCTCCTGGCGGAACTTCACCGACACCGTCGACTTCGGGCGCGTGCTGGAGGCCTTAGAGCCGCCGGAAGCGCTGGACTCGATCTCCTCGGACTCGCTCGACGAAGTCGCCGACCTGCCCGACGAGTACGTCGACCGCGAGGCACTCGACCGCGCACGCGAGGGGGAGATAGACGTCGACCGCCACCCCTGGAAGGTGCTGACCTACGAAGGGCTGGCCCGGCGGCACTACTCGCTAGTCAAGCGCCAGTACCGCGGCTTCCTCGGGCAGATCAGCCAGAGCGACCTCGAACACATCGGGCGGTACATGTTCGACGACGCGGTGTACGACGACGTCGACGAGGCGCTCGCCGACGTGAACTTCACGCGGGGCTGGGACCGGATGCGCGAGATCCGGGAGAGCCACAACGACGTGACGTTCCTCGACGAGTTCCTCACCCAGGAGTTCGTCGACGAGAACGAGTACTTCACCTACGAGTACTCACAGGCCGCGGGGCAGAACCGCGTCGCCAGCACCGACTACGAGGACGTCAAGAAGAAGCTGCTGCTGCAGTTCACCAACTTCGGCAAGCCGACCATCGCCGTCTACGACGGCAACTACAACAACCGGAACGAGCTGCTGCTGGGGCATCACTACAACGGCGTCATGCTCGACGTCCAGCAGGCCAAGCGAACGCTCGAACGCGTCTTCGAGCTGTGGGGTCGCCCGGTCAACCTCATGACCATCGTCAAGGAGGTCGACGAGCACGACGTGGAGGTCGCGAAGCGCCGCGACAAGGAGCCCGACCCCGAGGAGACCGGGAAGCTGCTGCGCTACGACGGCGAGGAGCACACGGTCGAGGACCTCCCATGGGAGGAGGTCGAGGACATCGCCGCGAGCGACGTCGACTACGACACCAAGCCGGACGAGTGGCTGGCCTGA
- a CDS encoding secondary thiamine-phosphate synthase enzyme YjbQ yields MADRFSVETDARLTTVDVTDRVAAAVPDDADGVCTAFVRHTTAALVVQEDESRLRGDVEDFLSDLVSDEGHAHDRLDGNADSHLRATLLGPDVSVPVADGDLELGTWQSILLVECDGPRTREVAVATAE; encoded by the coding sequence ATGGCCGACCGCTTCTCGGTGGAGACTGACGCCCGCCTGACGACCGTCGACGTGACCGACCGCGTGGCCGCGGCCGTGCCCGACGACGCCGACGGGGTGTGCACGGCGTTCGTGCGCCACACTACCGCCGCGCTCGTCGTGCAGGAAGACGAGTCGCGGCTCCGCGGCGACGTCGAGGACTTCCTGTCGGACCTCGTCTCGGACGAGGGCCACGCCCACGACCGGCTGGACGGCAATGCGGACTCGCACCTCCGTGCGACCCTCCTCGGCCCGGACGTGAGCGTCCCCGTCGCGGACGGCGACCTCGAACTCGGCACGTGGCAGTCGATACTGCTGGTGGAGTGCGACGGCCCGCGGACGCGCGAGGTGGCGGTCGCGACGGCGGAGTAA
- a CDS encoding class I SAM-dependent methyltransferase: protein MDDAPADASEDRPRYLAAKGPVDDRARNRRVEERLVEELGDCEDFTTLSVGAGLCNALDRLLSLPLSVGEYVAVDADPAVVDAARERVPRRLAAAGFEIAARDPLRVRRGDRETTVRFETADAFAFAADNRSRFDLLVGQSFVDLVGAERALTDLSAALAPGGCWYFPLTFDGGTIFQPTVDRSLDDAIERCYHEHMDRIRDGEGSSRAGRNLLDAARRRDGVTLLDAGGSDWVVRPRSTGERATSGGAYPDDEAYFLRRILGFVDDALAEHPAVDDADRERWGRRRREQVAAGELTYVAHQIDAFGRVE, encoded by the coding sequence ATGGACGACGCGCCCGCCGACGCGTCAGAGGACCGCCCGCGATACCTCGCCGCCAAGGGCCCCGTCGACGACCGGGCGCGCAACCGCCGCGTCGAGGAGCGACTGGTCGAGGAACTCGGCGACTGCGAGGACTTCACGACCCTCTCGGTCGGTGCGGGCCTCTGCAACGCGCTCGACCGCCTGCTGTCGCTCCCGCTCTCCGTCGGCGAGTACGTGGCGGTCGACGCGGACCCGGCCGTCGTCGACGCGGCCCGCGAGCGCGTCCCCCGGCGCCTCGCGGCGGCCGGGTTCGAGATCGCCGCCCGCGACCCCCTGCGGGTGCGCCGGGGGGACCGCGAGACGACCGTTCGCTTCGAGACCGCCGACGCGTTCGCGTTCGCCGCCGACAACCGGTCGCGGTTCGACCTGCTGGTCGGCCAGTCGTTCGTCGACCTCGTCGGCGCGGAGCGGGCGCTCACCGATCTGAGCGCCGCACTCGCGCCCGGCGGGTGCTGGTACTTCCCGCTCACCTTCGACGGCGGAACGATCTTTCAGCCGACCGTCGACCGCTCGCTGGACGACGCGATCGAGCGCTGCTACCACGAGCACATGGACCGGATCCGCGACGGCGAGGGGAGCAGTCGCGCCGGCCGGAACCTGCTCGACGCCGCGCGGCGGCGCGACGGCGTCACCCTGCTCGACGCCGGCGGGTCGGACTGGGTGGTCCGCCCGCGATCGACGGGCGAGCGGGCGACGTCCGGCGGCGCGTACCCCGACGACGAAGCGTACTTCCTCCGGCGCATCCTGGGGTTCGTCGACGACGCGCTCGCCGAGCACCCGGCGGTCGACGACGCCGACAGGGAGCGCTGGGGCCGCCGGCGCAGGGAGCAGGTCGCCGCGGGCGAACTGACGTACGTCGCCCACCAGATCGACGCGTTCGGGCGGGTCGAGTGA
- a CDS encoding glycosyltransferase family 4 protein produces the protein MRVGLVVYGDLGATSGGFRYDRRLAAALRDAGHAVEPIELPWRPWSAALAHNLSPRVRRRLRGYDLLVVDELCHPSLAGVVARVDAPTVAVVHHLRSRERHPRPLRAAYRAVERRFLRGVDAALCVSEATRRDVRALANVPTAVAPPAVDRFGDLPSRERIRERAGEDPFRIAFVGNVVPRKGLDALLRGVARLPREGWRLDAVGDLTVDPAYAERCRRLAADLSVADRTRFRGRLSDRNLAGVLARSHVLAVPSQYEGFGIVYLEGMAFGLPALATTAGGASAIVEHGETGRLLPPDDPAALAAALRDLRDDRGRLRDRSLAARDRSEAHPSWDESMARARDFLRCVANGEASTGETTADAAGA, from the coding sequence ATGCGCGTCGGCCTCGTCGTCTACGGCGACCTCGGGGCGACCTCCGGCGGGTTTCGCTACGACCGTCGCCTCGCCGCGGCGCTCCGGGACGCGGGCCACGCAGTCGAGCCGATCGAACTCCCGTGGCGGCCCTGGAGCGCCGCGCTCGCGCACAACCTCTCGCCGCGGGTACGCCGCCGCCTCCGTGGGTACGACCTGCTGGTCGTCGACGAGCTCTGTCACCCGTCGCTCGCGGGCGTCGTCGCCCGGGTCGACGCACCGACTGTCGCCGTCGTCCACCACCTGCGCTCCCGGGAGCGACACCCGCGGCCGCTCCGGGCGGCCTACCGCGCCGTCGAGCGCCGGTTCCTCCGAGGAGTCGACGCCGCGCTCTGCGTCAGCGAGGCGACCCGGCGCGACGTGCGCGCCCTCGCGAACGTGCCGACGGCGGTCGCCCCGCCCGCGGTCGACCGGTTCGGCGACCTGCCCTCGCGCGAGCGGATCCGCGAGCGCGCCGGCGAGGACCCGTTTCGGATCGCCTTCGTCGGCAACGTCGTCCCGCGGAAGGGCCTCGACGCGCTCCTCAGGGGTGTCGCGCGCCTCCCGCGGGAGGGCTGGCGGCTCGACGCGGTCGGGGACCTGACCGTCGATCCGGCTTACGCCGAGCGCTGCCGCCGACTCGCCGCCGACCTCTCCGTCGCCGACCGGACGAGGTTCCGCGGCCGCCTGTCCGACCGCAACCTCGCCGGCGTCCTCGCGCGGAGCCACGTTCTCGCCGTCCCCTCCCAGTACGAAGGGTTCGGCATCGTCTACCTCGAAGGGATGGCGTTCGGCCTGCCGGCGCTGGCGACGACCGCCGGCGGCGCGTCGGCCATCGTCGAGCACGGCGAGACGGGGCGGCTCCTCCCGCCCGACGACCCCGCCGCGCTGGCGGCCGCACTCCGCGACCTCCGGGACGACCGCGGCCGCCTCCGCGATCGGAGCCTCGCTGCCCGCGACCGCTCCGAGGCCCATCCTTCGTGGGACGAGAGCATGGCTCGTGCCCGGGACTTCCTCCGTTGCGTCGCGAACGGGGAGGCGTCGACCGGGGAGACGACCGCGGACGCGGCCGGGGCATAG
- a CDS encoding 6-pyruvoyl trahydropterin synthase family protein — MYTVTVSETFVAQHYLTVPDPGPEGDLHSHTFTAAVEFAGSELGEYGYLLDIDDAVEAVEAAAERYRDATLNDLPEIEGNPSAERLAAAFGDRVADRVDAPAAETMTVTVREDDVAEVSNRRAL, encoded by the coding sequence ATGTACACAGTCACCGTCTCCGAGACGTTCGTGGCACAGCACTACCTGACCGTTCCCGACCCCGGACCGGAGGGCGACCTCCACTCCCACACCTTCACCGCGGCGGTGGAGTTCGCCGGGTCGGAACTCGGCGAGTACGGCTACCTGCTCGACATCGACGACGCCGTCGAGGCCGTGGAGGCCGCCGCCGAACGCTACCGCGACGCGACGCTGAACGACCTCCCCGAGATAGAGGGGAACCCGAGCGCGGAGCGCCTCGCTGCCGCGTTCGGCGACCGCGTCGCCGACCGCGTCGACGCGCCGGCGGCTGAGACGATGACCGTCACCGTCCGCGAGGACGACGTCGCCGAAGTGAGCAATCGGCGAGCGCTCTGA